The Medicago truncatula cultivar Jemalong A17 chromosome 7, MtrunA17r5.0-ANR, whole genome shotgun sequence genome includes the window tgttagagagtgtCCCTAGCATTTTTCTATCAAATATGCCATTTCCAGTCTCTTAAACTATGAGAATGAgacctgatcacccaaaacccACCAGCAGCACAAAACGTCAATACCACACAAAATGTGCAGACAATCAGAAACAACCACCAGCTATAATAAGGTCAACTACTACAGTGCTATGAATTTCCCCAGATAAACAAGGGTCTGCAACCAGTTAAACCCAAACCTGCTATAACTGGGGCGAATCCGCACCTGCTCCAGAAAAAATGCTCAAACGGAACTACTCCAATACTAACATTGACAGCATGAACCAAGTGAACaactaagagtgtgtttggatgggggaatgttttgagggaatgtaatgttttgagggaattcaactactttaagATGAATTCTATTAGAATGCACcttaaagtagttgaattccctcaaaacattacattccctcaaaacattcccccatccaaacacactataAAGCTTTTTAAATGATCCTACAAGACTCTAAAACTGAAGCCTGCCTCCAGACATTGCCTCCAGACATTCCTTGGATTCATGTACCATGGAATGATGTTATAATCTAAACTATTTGATTTCAAAGAATTTCAAAGAAGCCCCATAACATATTACGGAAACCTTTGATAAAAGCTCCTTTGCAtaagtttgaaagaaaaaaaaaggcaaaagcATTTCTATATTTCCACAACATCCAaatcaaaagagaaaacaaagtgCCAATTATGATAAGTTGTATCAATGTTGTCATTGGAAAGATTCCACTCAAGACATTGATATTAACCTAAGATCAAAATTCTACATCAGTAAATAATCATGATAGACGACTTTTTCCAAAATTCCTAAACAACATgcaatcttttaaaaaatgcattATAAACTCAACCTGGTCATTACATCTCTGGCAATCAGCATTAGTTGTCATGCCCCTTCTAATCCCAATCTTCATGGGTAAGAAGTTAGTCATGACTGAATCCTTTAAGGAAGCCCTTTGAAATTCTAAATAGAATATGAATCGccgtttcttaaaaaaaaaaaaagaatatgaatCGCCAACCCTTGCTTTCTTATAATGAAGGAATTTATAGTCTGACTTAATGAAGAATAAGCCAACATTGGTTAAGGATCAGTCTGGGAATCAACATGAGCAATAGCTCTAGGTTTAATGCTGGGCAAGTTATCTAGTTACCAatttttccaaactccctttGAGGCATACGAGCAAGTTGAGATCCTCTCCGTTTAATGGACACTTCCAtttagagagagatagacattgaaataaattatcatttaatttcatttgtCTATGTCTCTCCAAATGAAAGTTTCCATTAAATGAAGAGGATATCAACTCGTATGAGTAGGAGACCTTCTAGAAGCGGATTCTGTGCCCATTTAGGCCaataaatatcttttttcttcttgctaaaACAGAAAGGACTtctatggaagattaaacaAGACCCATCACTACAATGAATACCAATAGAGGATAAAAATACAGGAATGTAAACAGCAATACAAAAAtaacagaaacaaaaacaataacacCCACAGATAAGAAGAGGATACATCAATTCCACATGGACCAGAAAACCACAGCATGCAGCACGAGAATTGAATCAAAAATACCTATTAGAAAATGCATAGAACCAAGCTTTCAAAAGAAAGTGAAAATTATCATCCAACTACTGTCAAACTATTGTTATAGCTCTCCAAACCAGAGAAGTTCTACCTCTAGGAGAGATATTCATTAGTTTTACAATCAACGTATGTGATCAACTAGCATTATTTGAATAAACCATCAAAGAAGTGCTTAATTTATACGAAACCCGCCAATTTAATCCCTAAAGCATATGAAAATCTATCAATTTAGTTCCTAATATTTGTAATTGTATGCACTAAATTGATGGATGCTACATACTTTAGAGACTAAGCTAAATTTTAGAGAACTAAATTGATGGTTACTTTTTTACTCTCAAATAACAATTGgactaattttaatttcatactgtttcaatatatatatgtttctcTAACATAAGCTATTTGTCCTAAATATACTAAAgtatttcaaaattcaaataataatgAGATTGTATCAAATCAAATACGTAAAAATAAAGCACAGAGATACAAaacaattaaagaaaaaagaatgaaagaCAAAGATGAAGATGCTTCAGATTAGCATATAGGCACATTCTTCAAAGCTGTAACAACCCGTGACAATTTCACGGTGCGCAGATTGTTGTTATAGCTCATGCCAATTATACTTTCATCATCAACTCAACCAAATTCAATTCATTCTTCAattaaaacaccaaaaaaaaataaaaaaattactcgATCAAAACCCAAAAGCAACgaatatgaaaaatagcttTTCGACAACACAATTTGGGGGCATCGAAGCTGATTAGGGTTCTACCAAACTTTAGACGCTGAAATGAAAGAGCACGTTTTAAATATGAGGATAGCACATGAAtgtatagagaaaaaaaaaataataaaaaaaaaacgttcgCTAACGACGTCGTATTACATACGGAAAATTACTCTTTTCCCAACCGAAATTGCTCGCCTGAACTTCCCTAAATACTCCCACTTAATATTTTTGAAACTGGACTGAAGATCCAACCGGAACCGTGAGACTCTCAATTTAAGGTTCAACCAGTTGAATTggattattaataaataaacaaataaaaaaaatcgtaaaatattagtctaatattttttttaatgaaatatatattatgaataaaTAAGGCTCCTCGTTAACGTGTGCCAAAATATTAGTCCAATCATTAGTATAATATTTGTctaataatgttttttcttgaaaaatgctaaccattgcccttagACCATTGGATAAGgcgataaaaatagaaatatagtattagaaaattgtgaaaaatgataaatttaattttttaaaagtcaaaatattactgaaaccaatgcaaacatGTTACTTTTAAATTTCTCAAGacaatggttagcaagacccttttttcttcttctaatgaGTGAATTTTTCAAGGCTCAAATgtgtgatattttttgtttgtttgtaattgctaaaaaaaatcgttaaatTAAATCGTCACACTTATCCAATCAAGAAAGTATGACTGTACtgatatttttattcaatttcaaatattacGTTTCATTTCGAAttaattttcaacaaaacattTGTTTGAACTATTTAGTGTCACGTTTCTTTCATTAAGGAATCAACCCTTTTGGTTGGTTAGCTATATTTTAGAGTATAATTTTAAGATGAATTTATAAACAAGAGAGTATGCAAATGTATCTTTTCTAACgataagagatttttttttgaagggttcTAATGATAAGAgataaagaataataattttaggggaatttctacggtacacttCATAAATTGGGGTGTATCGATACTCCTTGCtttataaattgataaatttatgattattttaggAAGTAAAGAGCCTATTTGTCAAAGTTATCCTTTAGAAAACATAATttcataagaagaaaaacataatttcattgtttataagaatcatattaaatttttaacattactcataaaaaataatcaataatcttcattatgagtaataaaaattcaaaaaaaataaattttatttcgtcgacacttttggtaaataagatttaatttttataattgtaaatgatagatttattaaaaaaaaaacaactcatttgattaataatttaacaatttgatgtatcggtacactcaaatacATAGAATTTGTCTAATTTTAGTGCTTGATTAATAGACTTTTGGTTTGACTCTATACGGCTCCACTTGTCCctaatatttttcctttttgtagCGTAACCCAGAAATTGCTACCCTGAGTACCTTAGTCAATGGTCATTATCAacttattgttaaaaaaaaaattggtcaaaaaAGTCCTCATCAACTAAAGTTAGGCCTAATGAAACCCTGATTTGCTCTATCGTAAGTTCGGGATTAAGATCAGTAAAATCCACACGATTTCTAGAATGacattaattttgttagttGGTTGGTAAGTATGTTAATGAACgtaagaaaatcaaaattgcaaaggGTAAGGCTTACCATAATTTTGAACAGCAAGTCAACTGACTAAAGGTTAAACTTGTGGTTGGGATGGATGATCTTTGAAAGTTTGCAATTAAATAGACAACTACCAACTTGAAAAATGGAGTAAAAATAACCATGAAAGTCCCTATCTCAAGAAACTTGGTCATCAATTTCATAAAAGACTTTGGAATTATCACAGGTCAATATATCAATAGTAAATTAGAAGAGACTcgttttattataaataaaaatgatatgaaTACCACCATTGGTCACACATTAACTTAGTTTTCCCTTTGTTTCATTCTCTCACAAGAAAAACTCATACATAATAAGGATGGCGTGCACAGAGTTTTGTATTGATTTCAAAGGACTTCTGATGGTGCTACTTCTTGCTCTCACTCTTATGCTCATATGTTCACCTCAACCTAAAAGGAGACTTGTTGTGTGTCGTTACCCTTGACCTTTAATTTGTTCCCCTCCTCCCTCTCTCTACTCAGAATCtatctatattttatcattaccatatgatatgatatgagaCTCATCACCAATTTCAGTTGATCTTAATTTTGTTCTATGTTGTTGTGTGTATCggctaaatatattttattcctTTTGTTTCCTTTCTTTCACTTGCGTGATTATATTGTATTGTTTGTATTCATAGTAGGGAGATATTTAGTTTGCTAAGTTCATTAACCTTGCATTAATAAGAATAAGTTTAGCTACAAAGCAGGTTCTCTTTCAAGCCAATTAGGATTAATACATGATTTATACATATCTCATATCTCACTTATGTGCTAATTCAGTAAATTCCCACTATAAGTAAGTTATTAAGTGAATTGGAAATACTAGTGAAATTTCTTCAATAAACTCTCATTAATGATGTCTATTATAACGGGGTGTGAGATTTTGATCTCATATATGGACGCCTATTAGATTCATCAAGATATTAAAATGgagatgaaaaatatttttaccaatTCCGACTATGATGACTTCATTAGATGGGAGCCATCTATTTTAAGTACATATATCACTAAATCGACCTATTATTGGTTAACTCTTTTATCATTACATCTCGTCAGATGCTTCTTGTTATATATGTTGCGTGATTGTTTGATCCATATGAAGATGATATCAATTTATTGATCAAGATGCATGCAAATGGCCATCATAACACTATTTTCTCATCGGATGTTTGATTATTTGGAAGTATAGAAACAATGAAGGGTTTTTTGACATTAATCATCCTCTTTGGTATATTCTTAGCCAAATTTACTCTCCTTTAACTCCACTAAAAAGGTTTTTGGTGGTTCATCTCTCATCCATTATCCTAGGTTTGTTCATTGCCACCCCCTCCAAAGAATGTGACTAGTTAATGCTGATGGTAGTTCCATTGGTAACCCTGGAAGATATAGGCTTTGAGAGTCTTATCGGAAATTCAGTTGGTGGTTGAATCATTGGTTTTGTGGAAAGTTGTGGTTATACCACTAATATTAATCCTGAAATTCGTGCTATTTCATATGGATTGCAACTTATTTGATAACAAGGATTTATATACATCATTTGCGAGTCAGTTTCTCAAACAACTCTTATTTGAGAACTAACGTcaattttaggcttaattgatctgtcggtcccttaacttatttcttttattcaatttggtctcgttctcaaacacgtcccttaatttatttcttttattcaatttgatccaattttgataattttaatcctcTACAAAAACAGACCGTTGGATTACAAAggtctatcagattttatagtgtatcactaacacctaatttatttactttcttcttcttccctcatcttcatctacACTCATCCTTTATcatcttcattatttttttcttcatcatcttcataaaacccaaaaaaaaaaatcttctctcaattttcctttccttttcggatcaaacaaacaaaaataatcaaaatcgtCCGGTGTTCATCACATAACCTCAAAAACATCtaactcaaaaagaaaaattgaaaatctgGGCATTAATGTTATAACCTCAAGAACATCTAACCCAATCACTTTGACCCTTCCCTCCTTCAACCCCTTTCCACGTTGGTTGTTATGAACACCTcctgcataatatatgcagatcaattaagcctatatttataaacacctccttaaaaaaaaattataaacaccatatgcttaattaattaattttttttctctctctattcagCATCTTTCTTCTTCCGTCTTCATTCTTTCTCTGCTTCAACTTCGCGTTTTCACTTCCAaatcaaattttctattttcattctcTCCAAAATCCACTAACCAATTTTCCCCAATCGTTAAACGTCAACACTTATCCTTCACCGAATTTCATCTATTCCAGAAAACCCTATTCAATAATTTCAAAACCCTAGCCCCTTCAATGGCTTCAAAGAAGAAACAGTCGGAAGGAATCACTTTGTTATCCATGTACAACGACAACAACGACGATGATATGGAAGACgccgaagaagaagaagacgtGAATCGCGGGAAGGAGCAAGTTGATGTCGCTGAACAAACGGCGGAGGAAGATTTGGCTCCAAATAGGTTGTTTTCGCCGGTTCAAGAGCAACAACGCGTGGAATTGAAGATTAGTAAGAGTGCCACACTTCCAATCTTTTCAGTTTGATGGATGATTCAGCTGTTTGATGGTGTTTTTGCGTAATTGTTGTTCTTTCCTTCTTCCTCCCTTCAAATTGGTTTTGCTTCCTCTTGATTTTGCTCGTTTTGGATCCAGTTTGTTTGTGAGTGGAGGTGGAGTTTCGGTTGGTATGGATTTGGGTTATGGttagaacaacaacaaacagtGGTGGTTGTAGTTATGAATTTCGAACGGCTGGTGATTGTTTGTGGATGAATTTCGAAATTGTGGTTTTGAATGAATTATGGAAAGTTGTCGGTGTGTTCTTGAGGTTAGATGTTCTTGAGGTTAGATGTTCTTGAGATTATGTGATGAACACTGGacgattttgattatttttgtttgtttgatctggaaaggaaaattgagagaagatttatttttttgggctTTATGTagataatgaagaaaaaaaattatgaagatgatgaaggatgaatgtagatgagggaagaagaagaagaaaggaaataaattaggtgttagTGATATACtataaaatctgatagaccTTCGTAATCCAACGGTCTGTTTTTTTAGatgattaaaattatcaaaattggatcaaattgaataaaagaaataagttaagggacatGTTTGAGAAAGCTAAGACTTATgtgaccaaattgaataaaagaaataagttaagggaccggcagatcaattaagcctaaattttatCGAGGACAGAATACCACATACTCAcccttagattttttttttttgccctaCTTTTTGCCAAAAGACACATAAATACCCCACTTTTTCGAAAAATTGCAGAAATGCTTTACTTTTTCAGGGGTCTTTGGTACCACTCCACTTGGAGTTGCGGGGTACCCTAAAAAGTGGTGAAAATTTTGTCCTTATTATACCCCTCCACTTGGAGTTGCGGggtattttcccttttttttttcgattttttaaatACCTCTCCATCTTGACTTGCGGGGtattttgtggttttttttttaaatttttaaatacccCTCTACTTGGAGTAGAGTGGTataataaggacaaaaaaaaaaaaattgaagcatcATTTATTTACGTTAATTGCatgcataaataataataataataataataataataataacttaatttaaaaaaactaattaaaattatacaacaaataaaacaCCATAAAATCTACAATTATTATGAAACATGTAAATCAATTCACTAAAGGTTAAACTTGTGGTTGGGATGGATGATCttagaaaattttcaattagaGAAACttgataatttaaaataaaaaaaatgggctGTCACTAATTTTATAATTCTTAAACATGGCTGAGATCAGAAGATATTAAACAAACTAGTACcaactagaaaaataaaataaaattaccaaCTAGCAAAAAGAATATAGAAATTTAGTAAGCATTGCATCATGCCCTTTCATTCGGTCAACAATTGGTGCAACTCACAACCATGAAAGTTCCTACCTCAACAAACTTCGtcataaattcataattaaaaaagacttggaattatcaataaaaaagactagttttattataaataaaaatacatgaatACCACACTAACTTATTTTGCTATTGTATAATTTTGGCAAGAGAAGGATTTACAGACAAgaaaaactcacacacaaggATGGCGTGCACAGAGTTATGTATTGATTTCACAGGACTTCTGATGGTGCTACTTCTTGCTCTCACTCTTATGCTCATATGTTCACCTCAACCTAAAAGGAGACTTGTTGTGTGTCGTTACCCTTGAACTTTGTTCCCTTCTCCCTTTCTAGTCAgaatctatattttgttattatgatGAGACTCTACACTAATTTCAGTTGATCTTAATATTGTTGTGTATCAGTTAAATGTTCATTCCTTTGGTTTTCTTTCACTTATGCAATTATACTGTGTTCATATTGTGAAAATATCTATTTTGGATTTGGCAAAATCGCAGTGGTTTACTGTTCtatctatttttaatttgctAAAGTTCAAGCCAATAATGATTATTGCATAATTTCTATCTCATCTCACCTCTACAACTTCAGCAAATTCCTACTATAGGTTGTTAAGTGAATTGGAAATACCAGTGAAATTTCTGCAATAAACTTCATGTGAGATACGTGAGAGAAAACTTACCTGCAACTATCATTATACCTTTCCTGCGTTTGGATACTGTTTAAAATGAAAACTAGAACATGATGAAATGCATATTCCAGTAATCAACTATACATAACTAGGGTTAGTGCAAACCGTTGATGCATAAAGTGCGGAAGTGGTGTAAATCCAGAGTACTGAGTTTGATTCGTAAtcacattatattatataatgaaTAAACTGAAGAAAGTTCATGCCAAGTGTTCTCTGTTTTCAATTCTTAACTGTTTCTATATCACATGAAAGGCTTGTACTTGTACACACTGCCTACAATGGTTACCACAATGACTGGTATAAATTAAggttcaaaatttgatacaacCATTGACACTAATTAAGACCGTAACCCATTGTCAGCAACAAAATTCTGATGAATAACAACAACTCTGTGTTACAGTATCATGCTGAACAAATAAATGTGATGTTGATGTTATCTGCATTTGGCACTTCCGTAGTCCACTAATCAGGATTTGTTGCCAGCTGAGCCTTGGATAGTCTCCAAAAGATGTTCAATTCTGTATTTCATAATAGGTTGTCCTTTTCGTGTCttcttaaacattttttcccgtAAACTTTTTCTGCGTGCTTCAGCTTTTTCTCTCTGTTCCTTCTTTTCTTTGAATACTGCTTCCCTCTccattctttctctctctttttcttcatgCTGCTTCTTGTATAGTTCTTCCAAACTAAAAGCACTAtccttcttccttctcctcCTCCCATTCTTATCCTTGTCCTCTTCAGTTTCATTCAAATTCTGCAACAGCAAGTAGAAAGGAACATAAATAgtgtgataaaaaaataaacatcgATCAATGAATGTTACGGCGCAAAGAACCTCAGATAGATCAATATTCTGAGGCTCAGACTGCAACATCAGTTCTTCCTTCtaaaacatggaaataaaaatttctcttttatgACACAGGATAAATGTGAATTCTATAAATAGCAGtaacacaaaatcagaatcaTCAGCACATCTGACGTATTAGGCAGGTCTTGACCTGTAGATAGTAATAATAACAATCTCAAGGCAAGCAGCAAATATGATATCAAACCTCAATATGTCTTTGGGAGACTGAGGGATCACTCTGATGGTTTTGCTGCTTTAGCATCTTCTTATACTTCTTCACTTTCTTAGCATTGTTGTATATCTCCCTTTGCTTCtctgaaaaagaaagagaaaaaaaactatgacAAGTGTGAACTGATATATTTAAATCTTAAAGTGATAGAATGTATACAGAATCAGGGTAATGTTCGAAAATCTTAAAAATGGCcgtgaaaggaaaaaaaatgctcTAGAGCAcataaaatgagaaaatataGCACCTTCAGAACAAATTACAATTGTTAAGTACCAAATGAAAGAAGTTCTTTTGTACTTTTATTACAtcaaatattttgaagaaaacaacGCAAGGAATTACTGTTTGATTACCaccaaaatattaaatattcaaTGAAGATAATAAAATCATGTGAACTAACTAGCTCTAGAGGCTAGGTGCCAATAGTAAAACTTTACCGAAGTACTATACTTATTGcctcatttgattttttttttttaatggaaggGTCTAAAtcacaagaaaacaaaattacacgGGAACAACACTAGGAGTAGAAACTCTTAAAACATCAGCAAGAAACGACTATATGCCAGAGGAGCCGGACTGCTCCATAACCAAATAATCATCTAAAGAGCACCCCCAATCTAAGGAAAGAAGAACCCTAATTCATTTCAAGGTTCAGGGTTCATGTCCTCACAAGAAGGAAAAtattaacatactaacatttgccattcaaaaaatatcaaaaaaataaaataacgtgAATTTGCTGAATTTTTAGTCATAGAAGTTGTCTACGGCAAAGACATTATTACGTGGATAGACCACCGTGCTGTGCTTTTTAAGTTAAAATGGCAATAGTAATGGAGCttgaaatgtgaaaaaaaatacatcacaCAGCATTTCAAATGTTCACAACGCCAAACTACGTAGCTTAATGTTAAAAAATGACTTCTGAAGTTTCTTCATGCTTCCTAAGGTCTACTTCCATTCTTTTTTCTCTGAAGCCCAATATCTCCCTTCTCCTTTGGAAGAGAAACGCCAAACCACTGGTTTGTTGCT containing:
- the LOC11442026 gene encoding DNA ligase 1, which codes for MTKNNDERSDSHEDKQKRLTMKKNKRRNVSRLGGSGLSLNAFANAKSNNSGYNPSLIKKQREIYNNAKKVKKYKKMLKQQNHQSDPSVSQRHIENLNETEEDKDKNGRRRRKKDSAFSLEELYKKQHEEKERERMEREAVFKEKKEQREKAEARRKSLREKMFKKTRKGQPIMKYRIEHLLETIQGSAGNKS